In Pectinophora gossypiella chromosome 5, ilPecGoss1.1, whole genome shotgun sequence, a genomic segment contains:
- the LOC126367001 gene encoding DNA N6-methyl adenine demethylase-like isoform X1, with the protein MLIDNGYEKKTNGFGNASPTRSDFRKKERRKMRANSSESDGSNMEVGSESSGQVAAVSSTAGFKSPMHGAPPLNTGPMELDDISSEKQTKKKRKRCGECIGCQRKDNCGDCAPCRNDKSHQICKQRRCEKLTEKKSYRGRKPLGGGGVVPVGLSPGVAAASPSPAPPAAAAAPSPAPATTPSMKQEHPSQPMAPMPFYAGDPNRFPATWQTDPSQGWQNQFIQQLPTQTGQTTLDYQGNHTAYATSPHYQANTTYTVQNVATTFDVTNNTYYQTPVQSVPAQRPPSNRGAYTPVPSPRAPHYTAEYQQQYAQQAPTPGTTSGNDSRPASAASYPNSIPTTAAPVYTVSQQSYDRTEYTTEHTEEFNNMNNGENGTGDTSNDGERQEQNTPNGQHSGNAEPGYLQGSNGPRASLDCSGYPGGYNSGQYRENGQANQNDWQQRQWQHNQRLQNQQMQNQQLQNQQQIQNQQQQQMQNQQMQNQQQQLQTQQQQLQNQQQQQQLQNQQQMQNQIQNHQNQLQQNQQMQQQRQEESEQQMFSQSDRVNLNSRLKTMILNKQNHTRDGTNTPPDKGDPGEGPPRVIDDRKGGAVSVNDDRNTTGHFLSYSHHLRDNYRLGEQAYPAAGNYAQNAHAYGASDFGGGGHHVWEGGTEVPRGYDKHATTKNVSKTPQKLPSYADMRGQFGTYSNVPYEAQKYAEIYGSDSLGYNQDNKDFQSKMLIGPVSEMNQQNCAPSRDTNAQTAVYDREAYDAKFRHPSAPLIPKLELPDNYPKQEHQRMMTHHPYQKQPEIPNAYREYPNGIVPRSQQSTVLPPISTIKQENFGPKQQNYQNFQQYPYEQRGGPTDTYSQMPRLQENVGFQKYNKNYNHTPVNKETENRLNTERAASVEQPKPPYYIEQIKSEHSPPGHKIYKNLNYGPPRNEPYLYPGEGGPIIIKNEVGYACCRQGSTKKPPPEHLRDGACPGLQTKDEVLEDDPENDKDTKNQKPATPGPDLSKTPRENHFNYSKEYLDNLERLRNNSRTEVPDCNCFPADKNPPEPGSYYTHLGAASTLAELRKELEARTGLSGKELRIEKVCYTGKEGKTAQGCPMAKWVIRRSNYTEKVLVVVKFRNGHKCATSWIVVCLVAWEGIPQSEADLDYTLLSHKLNRYGLPTTRRCATNENRTCACQGLDPETCGASYSFGCSWSMYYNGCKYARSKTVRKFRLSVKTEESEIEERMHVLATLLSPLYMNLAPKSFENQCQFEKEASDCRLGFKPGRPFSGVTACIDFCAHAHRDLHNMNNGCTAVVTLAKHRALSKPTDEQLHVLPLYVLDSTDEFGSKEGQEDKIKNGALELLDKYPMEVRVRSVPLQPCRRHGKKRKDEESTESNTAHGNGQQASPNNQKKPQQCSTPAPKTPQPNDIRNNASPRSQNSASPRALTPALNQSNPSAFQSNNPHYNSAFINPNMHNQSPSLMNPNLSNPALLDMASMIDNFTDAQLQSNQISSTVLDSPYNQYDQSYNLHHQNSLYNPNHVPPILEGNCQNPNPNPNQLPSFAAGLQKREQQFDQNPVPINNPTQNQWPDFGNAEMFNNVVKEDPDSTTAHLNIPPNNYSPDSRSETSSDPAAQKTATETDKRNSILGDINKMPDFDMPSSPRLTEISQKSQSTPESPAPSQIPEMKSPSSDPNLSPDVRKSVWKSPESKNWDPSKPKESPTSENDNSLFRVPKARPPSRSQHINPPEVTENSTFLKPYPPSEKPHLVQGYDHRSPYDNRINNPNPQTSAPQTNYTISHEDQNMSAANKPVHEFTGNNFHPVNQTSYGNQTSIQSYGNYPQMPNAYSFPPNPYGHFNPYENSYNDYNSLAYYNAEKYKREELLRNPHCYNSYGYQYNPNFAPNFYQNPSPNWCQSSPNWCLYPPPFSIPYPPEPPKAEPIGEVTEFTDNLECFKDSQMGGVAIALGHGSVLFECAKHEMHSTTAVKTPNRMNPTRISLVFYQHRNLNRPKHGLEEWEEKMRLKKLGLNPPTPGTPGPNSNSLSPATTPGPDQRPPTMAEKWKKNENTIPGGYTSLAALVEATNAARKSGQIRMRTDTQTTMSWTTLFPMHPCTVTGPYQESGT; encoded by the exons GCACCCATGCCTTTCTACGCGGGAGACCCAAACAGGTTCCCTGCAACGTGGCAAACCGACCCATCACAAG GTTGGCAAAACCAGTTCATCCAACAACTTCCGACACAGACTGGCCAAACCACCCTAGATTACCAGGGAAACCACACCGCCTACGCCACCTCCCCGCACTACCAAGCCAATACCACGTACACCGTCCAAAACGTCGCTACTACCTTCGACGTCACCAATAACACCTATTACCAGACTCCCGTGCAGTCAGTGCCAGCGCAACGGCCACCATCGAACCGTGGAGCCTACACCCCCGTGCCCAGCCCCAGGGCTCCGCACTACACGGCCGAGTACCAACAACAGTACGCACAACAAGCACCTACACCCGGAACTACCTCCGGCAACGACTCCAGACCAGCCTCAGCTGCCTCCTACCCCAACTCAATACCCACAACTGCTGCACCAGTCTACACCGTCAGCCAGCAAAGCTACGACAGAACTGAATACACCACCGAGCACACAGAAGAATTCAACAACATGAATAACGGAGAAAATGGGACGGGAGATACGAGCAATGATGGAGAGAGACAAGAACAGAACACGCCGAATGGACAGCATTCGGGAAACGCCGAGCCTGGGTACCTGCAGGGGAGCAACGGTCCGCGAGCTTCACTCGATTGTAGCGGGTATCCGGGCGGCTACAACAGCGGACAATATAGGGAAAATGGCCAAGCCAACCAAAACGACTGGCAACAACGCCAGTGGCAGCACAACCAAAGATTACAAAACCAACAAATGCAAAATCAACAGCTACAAAACcaacaacaaattcaaaacCAACAGCAGCAACAGATGCAAAATCAGCAAATGCAGAATCAACAGCAACAGCTACAAacccaacaacaacaactacaaAATCAACAGCAACAACAGCAGTTACAAAATCAGCAACAAAtgcaaaatcaaattcaaaatcaccAAAATCAACTGCAACAAAATCAACAAATGCAGCAGCAAAGACAAGAGGAGTCTGAGCAGCAGATGTTCTCGCAATCAGACAGGGTTAATTTGAATTCGAGACTGAAAACAATGatattaaacaaacaaaaccATACACGAGACGGCACTAACACGCCGCCTGACAAAGGGGACCCTGGAGAAGGGCCGCCACGGGTGATAGACGATAGAAAAGGCGGAGCTGTGTCCGTCAACGATGACAGGAATACTACCGGTCATTTTTTATCGTATAGCCACCATCTCCGAGATAATTACCGTTTAGGCGAGCAGGCTTATCCTGCCGCTGGTAATTATGCACAAAACGCTCACGCCTATGGCGCGAGTGACTTCGGAGGTGGTGGCCACCACGTATGGGAGGGCGGGACGGAGGTCCCGCGGGGTTATGATAAACACGCTACTACTAAGAACGTATCCAAAACTCCTCAGAAGTTACCATCTTACGCGGATATGAGAGGCCAGTTTGGTACCTACTCGAATGTTCCATATGAAGCGCAAAAATATGCAGAAATTTACGGTAGCGATAGTTTAGGTTATAATCAAGATAATAAAGATTTTCAATCAAAAATGCTAATTGGACCAGTATCGGAAATGAATCAACAAAATTGCGCGCCGTCGCGAGATACAAACGCACAAACGGCAGTTTATGACAGGGAAGCTTACGATGCCAAGTTCAGGCATCCTTCAGCGCCTTTAATTCCTAAGCTTGAATTGCCTGACAATTACCCGAAACAAGAACATCAAAGGATGATGACCCATCACCCGTATCAAAAACAACCTGAAATACCAAATGCGTATAGAGAATATCCCAACGGGATTGTGCCTAGATCGCAGCAAAGCACTGTATTACCACCGATATCAACAATAAAGCAGGAAAACTTTGGTCCTAAACAGCAAAATTACCAAAATTTTCAACAATATCCTTACGAACAGAGAGGCGGACCTACTGATACGTATTCACAAATGCCCCGATTACAAGAAAATGTAGGCTtccaaaaatacaataaaaattacaatCATACACCAGTAAATAAAGAAACAGAAAATCGCTTGAACACTGAAAGAGCTGCTTCGGTAGAACAGCCCAAACCCCCTTACTATATTGAACAGATAAAGTCTGAACATTCTCCTCCTGgacacaaaatatacaaaaatctGAACTATGGACCACCAAGAAATGAGCCTTATTTATACCCTGGTGAAGGGGGTCCAATTATAATCAAGAATGAAGTTGGTTATGCGTGCTGCCGTCAAGGCTCCACAAAGAAACCACCTCCAGAACATCTGAGAGACGGAGCTTGTCCAGGCCTTCAAACCAAAGACGAAGTTCTAGAAGATGATCCAGAGAACGACAAAGATACAAAAAACCAAAAGCCTGCCACTCCTGGTCCAGATTTATCAAAGACGCCTAGAGAAAACCACTTCAATTATTCAAAGGAATATTTAGACAATTTAGAAAGATTGCGTAATAATTCAAGAACAGAAGTGCCTGACTGCAATTGTTTTCCAGCTGATAAGAATCCTCCAGAACCTGGCAGTTATTACAcacatttag GAGCAGCATCTACTCTGGCTGAACTACGAAAAGAGCTGGAGGCGAGAACTGGCTTATCAGGAAAAGAACTACGGATAGAGAAGGTCTGCTATACCGGCAAAGAGGGCAAGACCGCACAAGGGTGCCCTATGGCTAAGTGG GTTATAAGACGCTCCAACTACACAGAGAAAGTTCTAGTGGTGGTCAAATTCAGAAACGGTCACAAATGCGCTACTTCTTGGATTGTAGTGTGCCTGGTTGCTTGGGAGGGGATCCCACAGTCAGAAGCTGATCTAGACTACACTCTGCTGTCACATAAGCTGAACAGATACGGTCTACCGACGACTAGACGGTGCGCGACTAATGAGAATCGGACTTGTGCTTGTCAAG GTCTAGACCCAGAGACATGTGGCGCATCTTACAGTTTCGGCTGCTCCTGGTCCATGTATTACAATGGATGCAAGTACGCCCGTTCAAAAACCGTCCGAAAGTTCCGGCTTTCGGTCAAAACTGAGGAGAGCGAGATCGAAGAACGCATGCATGTGCTGGCCACGTTGCTGAGTCCGCTGTATATGAACCTCGCGCCGAAGTCGTTCGAGAATCAATGCCAATTTGAGAAGGAGGCGTCGGATTGCCGCCTCGGCTTTAAACCTGGTCGACCATTTTCTG GTGTGACAGCATGCATAGACTTCTGCGCGCATGCTCACCGCGACCTCCATAACATGAACAACGGCTGCACGGCTGTGGTAACCCTTGCTAAGCACAGAGCTCTATCCAAGCCTACTGATGAACAACTCCATGTCTTGCCACTGTATGTGCTGGATTCAACAGACGAGTTTGGTTCAAAAGAAGGACAAGAAGATAAGATCAAGAATGGCGCCTTGGAACTCTTGGACAA GTACCCAATGGAAGTCAGAGTACGATCCGTGCCCCTCCAACCATGCAGGCGACACGGCAAAAAACGAAAGGACGAAGAAAGCACAGAATCCAACACGGCACACGGCAACGGACAACAAGCAAGCCCTAATAATCAAAAGAAGCCACAGCAATGTTCAACCCCTGCACCGAAAACTCCACAACCTAACGATATCCGAAATAATGCCAGTCCTCGCAGTCAAAACAGTGCGTCACCTCGAGCTTTAACACCAGCTCTGAATCAATCTAATCCGTCAGCGTTCCAGTCTAATAATCCACATTACAACTCGGCATTCATCAATCCTAATATGCATAATCAGTCGCCAAGTTTAATGAATCCAAATTTAAGCAACCCTGCGCTATTAGATATGGCAAGTATGATAGACAACTTTACAGATGCGCAATTACAAAGCAATCAGATTTCTAGTACTGTGTTAGATTCGCCCTATAATCAGTATGACCAAAGTTACAATTTGCATCATCAGAATAGTTTATATAATCCAAATCATGTGCCTCCTATATTAGAAGGAAACTGTCAAAATCCTAATCCTAATCCAAATCAATTGCCAAGTTTTGCGGCTGGTCTGCAAAAAAGAGAGCAACAATTCGATCAAAACCCTGTACCAATAAATAATCCCACTCAAAATCAATGGCCAGACTTTGGTAACGCAGAGATGTTTAACAATGTCGTAAAAGAAGATCCAGACTCAACGACAGCTCATTTAAACATACCACCGAATAATTATAGTCCAGACTCAAGAAGTGAGACAAGTTCAGATCCTGCAGCACAAAAAACTGCAACTGAAACAGATAAACGAAATTCGATACTTGGTGATATTAACAAGATGCCAGATTTTGATATGCCAAGTTCTCCTAGGTTAACAGAAATATCTCAAAAGTCACAAAGTACTCCAGAATCACCAGCCCCATCCCAAATCCCAGAAATGAAATCGCCCAGCAGCGATCCCAACTTGTCACCAGATGTTCGTAAAAGCGTTTGGAAATCTCCCGAATCAAAGAATTGGGATCCTTCTAAACCCAAAGAATCACCAACATCTGAAAATGATAATTCGCTATTTAGAGTCCCAAAAGCTAGACCTCCTTCTAGGTCGCAACATATTAATCCTCCCGAGGTCACAGAAaattcaacatttttaaaaccaTATCCACCCTCTGAAAAACCACATTTGGTTCAAGGTTATGATCACCGAAGCCCCTATGATAATAGGATAAATAACCCTAATCCTCAAACATCAGCACCGCAAACTAATTACACTATAAGTCACGAAGACCAGAATATGAGTGCAGCCAATAAACCTGTCCACGAATTCACTGGCAACAACTTTCATCCTGTCAATCAAACGTCATACGGAAATCAAACCTCAATACAAAGTTACGGAAACTATCCACAAATGCCTAATGCTTATTCATTCCCACCAAATCCATATGGACACTTTAACCCTTACGAAAATTCGTATAACGACTACAATAGTTTAGCTTACTATAATGCTGAAAAATATAAGAGAGAGGAGCTTCTTCGAAATCCCCATTGTTACAACTCTTATGGGTACCAATACAATCCCAATTTTGCGCCGAATTTCTATCAAAACCCAAGTCCAAATTGGTGTCAATCATCACCTAACTGGTGTTTATATCCACCACCGTTTTCAATCCCATATCCTCCAGAACCCCCTAAAGCTGAGCCCATTGGTGAAGTGACAGAGTTTACTGACAATTTAGAATGCTTTAAAGATAGTCAGATGGGTGGAGTGGCCATAGCTTTAGGCCACGGTAGTGTTCTATTCGAGTGCGCAAAACACGAAATGCATTCAACAACAGCAGTTAAAACACCAAACAGGATGAATCCCACCAGAATTTCTTTAGTTTTCTATCAGCATCGAAATTTGAATCGACCAAAACATGGTTTGGAGGAGTGGGAAGAAAAGATGAGATTAAAAAAACTGGGCTTGAATCCACCAACACCTGGTACTCCTggaccaaattcaaattcattatcACCAGCCACAACGCCTGGCCCTGACCAAAGGCCACCAACAATGGCAGAAAAGTGGAAGAAGAATGAAAACACTATACCTGGAGGGTATACATCTTTAGCAGCGTTAGTTGAAGCGACTAACGCGGCTCGGAAGAGTGGTCAAATAAGGATGAGAACTGACACGCAAACGACGATGTCGTGGACTACTCTCTTCCCGATGCATCCGTGCACTGTGACGGGTCCGTACCAAGAGTCGGGCACCTGA